A window of Tachypleus tridentatus isolate NWPU-2018 chromosome 7, ASM421037v1, whole genome shotgun sequence genomic DNA:
TGTGAAACAGCCTGCAGAAACAGAAACTCTTGTACTACCTTGGACAGGTGCAATCTATATATAACACACCTGGGAAATCATGTCAAAAAATACCATATTAGGCCCAGCTGATTCTGCAGGAGAGGTAGGAAAAACATGGCAAAAGATTTTGCAATGTAAAAGGTGTAAAACAAGTGAGGTTTGTTGGCACATTCTAACAGAATagatatttttgaataaataatggGGAAGGAAAAGGGTACCAGGAACAAAGGTGGTAGGGAAAAGAAAAGAATGACAAGTTCATCTGATGAAACATGAAAAACCTATGGAACATTAGTGAAAGATTGCCTAAAGGTAATAATATAAAAGGGAAATCCACTGGTTAGTATCTAGTACTGTTAGCAACATACTCATCAACtttgaaaaaatgaaacaaattccTGAAAAGTGGATAGAAAAGAGTAGATAAGGACAGGACAGGAAAGAAATAGAGGTGCGATATGGCTCCAAATGCAAAAACAATTGCAATTAAAGAGAAAAGATTCAAGTGTTAATGTCCACATTACACATGATACTCTAATTTTACAGATACACAATCAAAAATATATTACCAAGGAGAAATACGACATCCCAAAAAGAATGAGAAGTAAAAAAGTAGCTGTACAAAGTCATATTCTGACCCAGAAAATCCCAATTACAGTGAAATCACCATGTGTAGAAAGGGGAGCTGAAGATAACAAATGAGCCAACATGGATTCATAAAAAAATGGcaaagtgaataaaatatagcTGGGAGCTCATCTTGAAAACTGTCATATTAGATCCAGCTGATTCTGCAGGAGAGGTGAGGAAACACATAGCAAAATTTGGCAGTGTGAAAAGACTCAAAAATTTATTGATGGATAATAACAgagaaatatgaaaacaatggGCCTCCCCCACCTGCTAGTAGTATAATACCAAAAGTGAGAACATGAACCTCAGAATTCtttgtagaaatatgtaaatgaaacaaaagtatttttttacaaaattagcaagtatgaaaataaatcaatttcttggaaattaaattaagatttcttcatggtaaaaaaagaaaaaatcactttatatatgcaaaaatggctcgtttgggttgaaaaaatattttacatagaagagcgaacaacgtttcgaccttcttcggtcatcgtcaggttcacaaagaaagaggtaactgaccggaagctgaccacatgtttgaaaggggttgtgtaactgagtgtcggaatgtagagggcagtgttagatgtttgaatatataattttattttattatattaatataggtataaaggcgttcctttatattggtttattttgggtttaagttgttgtataagtaaggcttctttaattttgcgtttgtttatgtttgtttctttatttagtatttgagtgttttctatggttatgttgtgtttatttaacttgcagtgttcgaaaacgtgtgaaggtgactttttatgttctttgaatctggtttccatttttctacttgtttctcaacatagaagtcgtggcagttatcacattgtattttataaataatgttggtgtggtgtttgtcagtgtagtttttacaaacATGATGACTTGGATGAACTACAAATCAATTAATTCCAGTGAAGGGGAGATAGAAGGATTGTGGAATATGTGAAGAATTATCTTGAGGATAGAGGGTAGCATTGAACAAGGAAAGGATTAATGTTTTGCAAACAGCTTCctgttttttcacatttttaatttttttttttttttttatgatgatgagaaatccacttgacaTAAAATTCTCTCTCTCAAAATATCTGGTATGGGtacttaaacttttattaaaatgaagtagagaacAAGATTTCAACCTTtatagatcatcttcaggttaacaatttCTCTTtaattaacctgaagataacctaagaggGTCAAATTGTTCACTACTTTAAAGTTtcagtacccataccagctgttttgagataaatttcttttctttttttgactTGGACTTTcttgataattttaaaatcacatttcttCAAATTTCCTTCTTGTGCATATGAGCTACTCAAAGTTACTCATTAAACTATGACTTAAGAtcagtttttattcttttgtttttttccttcttaaGGTGGCTTCAGTTTCTTACTATGTACTTTGTATAACTTCTAAACTTATTCTTTACATAATAAATGTTAAGGAAACACAAGTCAGAATTTTCCACAATTTTCACTTTTCATgtttttagaagttaaataaagtttgttCGTACATTCTAACAgaagatatatttaaacaattctATTGGCTTTCTTTCCTCTTAATAAAACAAGTTAGGCATATGCATCATAACCACTGTTGCAATGGGCAAGAAATAGTATACACAAGTTAAGTATTTGTgatataacttttgatgcagtatgtgtgccttcacaaaatttgctaaactttatttagtaaagattgcatgtttttgtatagaaataaaatctgattttttaatgcagtatttttacaaaagacttgtttatgaaaataagAGTTTAATTACTAGTCCAAATGCAAATTGGATTTCatgttatcattaaaaactattcttcaacccaaaatttcaaatattatttttgttatatcttaAGTCTTCctaattacatttcaaacatttatttccaGCAGAACCTTgcattttgtctgttattttctctaacatATACAAGTGTGGTCTGTCAAGTTGACTGACCCTGTAACCATCATAAATAATTAAGaatagatataaattatgctttttttgtgctagaataattacaagttataacacgaaaatataaatgtttagtctaagtatctgaagtctcataatgttatatatttattatgccTTTGTTaccatatttttgtattataacacagttattatacatatgtatgaaaattataactatttacacttacacacacacagcaaacaattatattttctgGTTATGACAAACATTGTATGCAGGTTGCacttccactataatttatcaagcatAGTATCTAAGCTGTATGTTGACTTAAAAAATAAGTCATTTCTTgcagacacaacctaccttcttagaatcttggtttgaaagaatgagATGACTTCCAAGCATTTTAAAGTGGCTTAGAAAGTGACTAGGGCCATACTGAGCCTttgattagttattcacatgtcatatattgaagtaagcaTATATAAGAGACTGTTTGCAAAAATAGAAAGACGTGAGTAAGGCCACTGTGATTGATGCAGTATATAAGACGTATttcaacaaacagaaaaaaatatgagGTTACTTTATATTCTAGATTTTCAATATTGGTAATTCAAATTCCTAATTTGtattatgaaattatataattagtatatttatatcataaacatGTAATGTGAATCtgtactgcattcaacataccatgtgacacaaaaATCGAggcttaattttttaaatatttatttataagttaagaAACTGAATAGcataaatactaaaatttgaattataatctgcagtttcatataaaacttgctgatgtaaatttataaaatagtagtccaataaaattttgaattcaagtcaACAAATACAATGACATGCCTTTTTGACCTGTCACTGTTAGGTTAATTTAACAGATTCATCCTGGGTCTAAGTTAAATTGCAGATGAATCAGTCTGAAGAGTCTTGCAATATATTCTTTAACTTCAAAATACTGGGACTGTTTCATCTTGAATAAAGTGATGTTCATTGTAAAATGGATTATAAAGGaatcatttcatttttaactcCATGTAAGCAAGAGAGATATTTTGTTTCTATCCTTTTGCCATAATTTTCTAATACAGTTAaccaataataaaagttaatctCCTCGTTTGTATTAAATGTAAACATACTTTCTTTAGATTTTATATGCATTTCTTACCTAAGGAACAGTTACTTTCATCATTTCCATCCCAGCAGTCATAATAACCATCACATCGTTTAGAAAGTTCTATACAGGATGTTTTGTTTCCACAGTGAAATCCATTTTTAGAGCAAGCTAAAAAGATACCAATGGAAATAGTTTACCTGTAGttattgttacataaatattaataatattttgattgatACTGGTATTAGTTTTTATCTAAACTAAAAGAGGTCAAACAAGACATGCTACTGTATTTTCTCCCTCTCAAACAtttgaattaaatacaaagttctgTCAGACAATCTATGATGCAAAGTTATTACAAACAAGTATTCAAGTAACAGATAACCTTAAAAGTAGCTCAATATCTTAGtcaatattttctcttttcttatatGTGAACATCAAGGAAATCATATTCTTCATTGAATAATCCCAAATAATAGTATGTACAATTGTATTGGTTGGAACTAATTCTTACCACAATCCAACTCATCTGTGTCATCAAAACAATTGAAATGTCCATCACATCTTCTTTCTTTTGGGATACACAATCCATTACCACATTTCCACTCAGTTAACAAGCATTCTAGAGAAGAAAccgaaaaacattataaattctcATGACTGATATTGCCATTTGGTTAGAAACTTACAATTACTCatctgtaatatttttaataactcaaaacaacaaaaatagcaaacttattttgtgataaaagacaaagaaaaataatttcccaCAGTTAGATGTCCCATTGTGTCAATACAGTAACTTCACTCTTAACAGTTTTGTAATACACATTCTTCATTTCTcctttttctaaaattttaaagcaatatCTAAAGTTTTAGAGTTAAATCATATTGATAACCAATATTATTTTTCCATTCTATCATCTAACCTCCAACCTGTAAAATATTTCAGCCAAAACTGAGAAACACAATACATAATTGTTGTATAGACACCTGTTTCATCAACACATTGATAGGTAATATCATCAAGTCTATCACATAGTTCATATGGACCATTACACCATCCTCCACAACCTCTGGAATCTCCAGTATTTCTAACAGGAACACAGTAAGGAATCAACTCTTCTGGCCTGAGAAGGCAGATTTCTCCAACATGACACTGATGGCATGGTCGCCCTAAGAATGATAAATTATTCAATTGTACTTAATgttcaatttaaaatttgttacttACAAAAATGTCAGAATGGTTGAAGATGTAAGTACTTTTATTTTCTCACCTTTCCAAGCATAAAATCAACATTCCTCTTGAACACacacaagtttaaaataactggtaacagcccataaagttaaaaaaaaaaaaggaacaaatttAACATACGAGTCAAAGTTTGATGTTACTATTTTTAACACCTCATCACATTTCCAACTTTATTTGATTTTCCAAAAACTAACTACAAAGTTTTAACGTTTTGACTTATTTTTTCTGTCATTATCATGTATACATTAAGAAAGTTTCAGGTTATTATCACCAGATAATTTTACACCAGGTGATTTCATTTGGTCCTCTAAATTATTTTACCTGATTATCATTATCTTCCCACTTGGCTAACACTAGATAATTCTACTCACCTAAAAGAAACtcagtaaataacatttaagtgATATAAAACCAAAGTTCTAAATTATCTGAAaaaaaggggcctggcatggcctagcgcgtaaggcgtgtgactcatgatccgagggtcgcgggttcgtgccgcatcataaacatgctcgccctcccagctgtggggcgttataatgtgacggtcaatcccactattcgttggtaaaagagtagcccaagagttggcggtgggtggtgatgactagctgcctcccctctagtcttacactgctaaattagggacggttagcacagatagccctcaagtagctttgtgcgaaattccaaaacaaacaaacaaacaaacaatctgaaaaaaaaaaaaagagacagtattagcaattagaaaaaaaaatatatctattttttttggTGCTCAGAAAAGTATTATCTTTCCTTCCATTATACagaaaagtatttattaatataaaacataagactTAAAATATAATCAATGTAAGATTAAGtatgttaaaactattaatactTTTTAGCATAAAAGATGTCTACATGCCAAAAGCTgttataagaattaaaaactacaaacataCCAGATTGGAGTGGAATTCAAAACTACATaagaaacaatgtttaatataactaCTTCCATGAATTATACTTACGGgtattaatactaatatttttatgaaattcattTACTGTTGATGACAAAAAATTTTGAGTTGTGACTCCTTTACTTCTGCCAGACACAGATTTTCCAACAGGTTCAGCTATGATAGTAGCAGTGGTAAAAATAGATGTAGCAGGTATTGGACTAGTGTTGAGATATAGTGAGTAGCTGATTTTGTTTACTAGAATTCTCTTTGCTGAAACATTCAATGCAgaacaaacacatttttgttcTTCAACTGAAAGTCCTTCTTGCCACTGACAGGCTTCATTATTAAGTACCTTCTTTTCATCAATACTTAGGCAATTACGTAACCTTCTCTTTATAAGGCTTTGGTCACATTGATTATCATGGCTACAAGATGACCATTGACCCCATGATGACCAAGTTGctagataaaaacatttttattttaatagttttaagttttagTTATCTAGAATAACATGTTTACCAAAAAAATgggttaacattataacatttaaaaaaaaaatgaacggGTTATACTAGAAGACCCTCTCTTTGAAAGTCAACATCCTTGTCATGTAGTGCAAGATGTTTGTATTGATAGAGACATGACAGTTTTCCTGAATTGAtttgattatttatgttaatagATAGTTAAATGTATCATCACTCTGTAAACTTGccttcagttaaaaaaaaaaaaaaaaaaaaattataaatactgcAGAAGacatgaattatttaaataattatgttctaGAACTCTTATCAGTGATAATCCTTTGGGAACTTTTAAAGCAACTTCacaaaaatatacatatctaCAATTCAAGTAag
This region includes:
- the LOC143256980 gene encoding uncharacterized protein LOC143256980, with the protein product MLRKQTSWGWTLLFGNLDTSSRRYPLVLLFVLLLLIGAGLVAGIYFAVGNTISYQKEISYRLLESRSIKTVDGEFKITNRDFNPELKRNSSLSYLMLERELLYFIDTLFKQSPLANIYNMTVIVKFRPGSIIVNCRILLKTTLHNIIENVGQAFRESLEQNKGFLMGGMLKLDMESVIFRPSATWSSWGQWSSCSHDNQCDQSLIKRRLRNCLSIDEKKVLNNEACQWQEGLSVEEQKCVCSALNVSAKRILVNKISYSLYLNTSPIPATSIFTTATIIAEPVGKSVSGRSKGVTTQNFLSSTVNEFHKNISINTRRPCHQCHVGEICLLRPEELIPYCVPVRNTGDSRGCGGWCNGPYELCDRLDDITYQCVDETECLLTEWKCGNGLCIPKERRCDGHFNCFDDTDELDCACSKNGFHCGNKTSCIELSKRCDGYYDCWDGNDESNCSLDCSSTEFTCMNGMCIPASHFCDKYNDCTDHSDEPNGCA